A stretch of Roseibium porphyridii DNA encodes these proteins:
- a CDS encoding class I SAM-dependent methyltransferase: protein MSRLDSFIRRMTSQKILLEYLVEKVNQVDGPVLELGLGNGRTYDHLREIYPEKEIFVFDFAMNCHPSCAPDADHMILGDIRDTLAFCEPRVGAKASFAHIDIGSADPTNDLAIVHWLAPLLNERMAVGGFVLTALKLELSNFETLDKPEGIHPGRYHIYRKVSET from the coding sequence ATGAGCCGTCTGGACAGCTTTATCCGCCGCATGACCTCGCAGAAAATCTTGCTCGAGTATCTGGTCGAAAAGGTCAATCAGGTCGATGGACCGGTCCTGGAGCTGGGGTTGGGAAACGGCCGGACCTATGACCATCTTCGGGAAATCTACCCAGAAAAGGAAATTTTCGTATTTGATTTTGCCATGAATTGCCATCCGAGCTGCGCGCCGGATGCGGACCATATGATCCTCGGTGATATACGCGACACACTGGCATTTTGCGAACCTCGTGTTGGTGCAAAGGCCTCGTTTGCCCATATTGACATCGGTTCTGCCGATCCGACCAATGACCTTGCCATCGTTCACTGGCTCGCGCCTCTTTTGAACGAACGCATGGCAGTTGGCGGTTTCGTCCTGACGGCATTGAAACTGGAGCTTTCGAATTTCGAAACGCTCGACAAACCGGAAGGCATTCATCCCGGCCGGTATCACATCTACCGCAAAGTTTCGGAAACCTGA
- a CDS encoding CaiB/BaiF CoA transferase family protein codes for MSAPLEGIKVVELARILAGPWTGQTLADLGADVIKVESPQGDDTRGWGPPFVDGDADERSDAAYFHACNRGKRSITVDFRTEEGQDIVRRLVAEADILIENFKVGGLEKYGLDYDSLSKVNPKLIYCSITGFGQDGPYAHRAGYDFMIQGMGGIMDLTGDPDGDPQKIGVAFADIFTGLYGVVGVLAALRRRDQTGEGEWIDMALLDAQVGVLANQALNYFVSGNTPKRLGNAHPNIVPYQVFPVADGHLIIAVGNDGQFVRLCDVLGCPELPKRAEFASNAARVAARDELVPLLTEAMAGYRRDDLLSALEKEGVPAGPINSVEDVFNDEQVRHRGMKVDLPASQSATGNVSSVRTPISFKNGNLVLEKAAPVLGEHTEEILEELGLQSDS; via the coding sequence ATGAGCGCCCCACTGGAAGGCATCAAGGTTGTTGAACTTGCCCGAATTCTGGCTGGTCCCTGGACGGGTCAGACGCTGGCAGATCTTGGCGCTGATGTTATCAAGGTCGAAAGTCCGCAAGGCGATGACACCAGAGGGTGGGGGCCACCATTTGTGGATGGCGATGCCGATGAGCGCAGTGACGCTGCTTATTTCCACGCCTGTAACAGGGGGAAACGCTCAATCACCGTCGATTTCCGGACCGAGGAAGGACAGGACATTGTTCGGCGGCTTGTCGCCGAGGCCGATATTCTGATCGAAAACTTCAAGGTTGGTGGCCTGGAGAAATACGGCCTCGACTATGACAGCCTTAGCAAGGTCAATCCGAAACTGATCTACTGTTCGATCACCGGGTTCGGTCAGGACGGGCCGTACGCTCACCGCGCTGGATATGATTTCATGATCCAGGGTATGGGCGGCATTATGGATCTGACAGGCGACCCTGACGGCGACCCTCAAAAAATCGGTGTTGCCTTTGCCGATATCTTCACGGGTCTTTACGGTGTCGTGGGTGTTTTGGCTGCCCTCAGACGTCGTGATCAGACCGGCGAGGGTGAGTGGATCGACATGGCTTTGCTGGATGCCCAGGTCGGAGTGCTCGCCAATCAAGCGCTGAACTACTTTGTGTCCGGCAACACGCCAAAACGCCTTGGCAATGCGCATCCCAACATCGTTCCCTACCAGGTGTTCCCTGTCGCCGATGGTCACCTGATCATCGCCGTCGGCAACGATGGTCAATTTGTAAGACTGTGTGACGTTTTGGGGTGCCCTGAACTGCCGAAGCGCGCCGAATTTGCTTCCAACGCTGCGCGCGTTGCCGCTCGCGATGAATTGGTGCCTCTCCTGACGGAGGCAATGGCCGGATACCGCCGAGACGACCTTCTGAGCGCGCTGGAAAAGGAAGGCGTTCCTGCCGGTCCTATCAATTCCGTTGAAGATGTCTTTAACGATGAACAGGTTCGGCACCGGGGCATGAAAGTTGATCTTCCCGCATCGCAGTCAGCGACAGGAAACGTTTCTTCAGTACGTACGCCGATTAGCTTCAAGAATGGAAATCTCGTTCTTGAAAAGGCGGCTCCTGTGCTCGGAGAACACACAGAAGAAATCCTTGAGGAGCTCGGTCTGCAATCCGACTCCTGA
- the pepN gene encoding aminopeptidase N, which produces MRSETAPAIRLEDYQPPAYRIGTVDLRVELAPSETIVRAVLSITRQDGTHPGTPLELDGDDLALVSLTIDGRVPGQDEFNAAPDRLELFTPPAESFELELVTRLDPDANTKLMGLYRSSGTYCTQCEAEGFRRITYFLDRPDVLSVYTTRLEAEKDACPVLLANGNLIEEGPLGDSGRHFAVWHDPHPKPAYLFALVAGDLARVPARFSTQSGNEIALNIYVEHGKEDRCAWAMDSLIRSMRWDEEVFGLEYDLDVFNIVAVSDFNMGAMENKGLNIFNDKYVLADPETATDQDFANIEAVIAHEYFHNWTGNRITCRDWFQLCLKEGLTVFRDQEFSSDMRSRAVKRIADVRLLKSHQFPEDAGPLAHPVRPRTYHEINNFYTATVYEKGAEVVRMLKTLIGDDAFKAGLDLYFERHDGDATTIEAFLACFSEAASTNLDQFSRWYEQAGTPVVTAETDYDEGSKTFTVSLSQEIPPVPGQKNSKPAVIPLRFGLIGANGNDLDTGAPEGTRLQGDVLILNKAHQKITFDNIESRPVLSLLRGFSAPVRLNQSLSQDELVFLAAKDSDPFNRWQAVQTLLMKDLVRLTGETRQGNRAAPSSDTIAVIGNVLTDASLDEALRAQALVLPSEADIAQEIGKNVDPDAVYEARQQLRKAIAGAHGAEFQSIAKSAMPNGPFSPDAASAGKRALANRALSFVAVSELAGAAETIWERFAAAYNMTDRISALTLLVHDHLAKEEEALATYLKRHESNSLAMDKWFMTQATAPGAETLAKVRALKTHPLYDAGNPNRVRSLLQSFATGNPTQFARGDGAGFELVAESVLEIDRRNPQVASRLLTSFRSWRALDPQRSALAETALLRVSSFENLSRDSRDIVDRTLQ; this is translated from the coding sequence ATGCGTTCTGAAACGGCGCCCGCCATCCGGCTGGAAGACTATCAACCGCCTGCTTATCGCATTGGGACGGTAGATCTTCGCGTCGAACTTGCGCCAAGCGAAACCATCGTAAGGGCGGTACTGTCCATAACGCGGCAAGACGGGACACACCCTGGAACCCCGCTGGAACTTGACGGCGACGATTTGGCACTGGTGTCCCTGACGATTGACGGGCGCGTGCCTGGCCAAGACGAATTCAACGCTGCACCGGATCGTTTGGAGCTATTCACGCCCCCGGCGGAGTCGTTTGAACTTGAGCTTGTTACCCGCCTTGACCCGGATGCCAATACCAAACTCATGGGGCTGTACCGTTCGTCCGGGACCTATTGCACGCAATGCGAAGCGGAAGGGTTTCGCCGTATCACTTATTTCCTCGATCGGCCCGACGTCCTATCCGTCTACACAACTCGACTGGAGGCTGAAAAAGACGCCTGTCCGGTTCTCTTGGCCAATGGCAACCTTATCGAAGAAGGTCCCCTTGGTGACAGCGGGCGGCATTTTGCAGTCTGGCACGATCCGCATCCCAAACCGGCGTATTTATTTGCGCTTGTTGCCGGTGACCTTGCCCGGGTTCCTGCCCGTTTCTCCACGCAATCCGGCAATGAAATTGCGCTCAACATTTATGTTGAACACGGCAAAGAAGATCGATGCGCCTGGGCTATGGACTCCTTGATACGTTCCATGCGTTGGGACGAAGAGGTCTTTGGGCTCGAATATGATCTGGACGTCTTCAACATTGTCGCCGTTTCGGACTTCAACATGGGAGCGATGGAGAACAAGGGCCTTAATATCTTCAACGACAAATATGTTCTCGCCGATCCGGAGACAGCGACCGATCAGGATTTCGCCAACATAGAAGCCGTGATCGCACATGAATACTTTCACAACTGGACCGGCAATCGCATCACCTGCCGAGACTGGTTCCAGTTGTGCCTGAAGGAAGGCTTGACGGTTTTCCGCGACCAGGAGTTTTCTTCCGATATGCGCTCCCGCGCCGTGAAGCGGATCGCAGATGTCAGATTGCTCAAATCCCACCAGTTTCCTGAAGACGCAGGCCCGCTTGCACATCCGGTCCGGCCAAGAACTTATCATGAAATCAACAACTTCTACACCGCCACGGTTTATGAAAAGGGTGCTGAAGTTGTCCGAATGCTAAAAACACTGATTGGCGATGATGCCTTCAAGGCAGGACTTGATCTTTATTTTGAGCGACATGACGGCGACGCCACGACAATCGAGGCCTTCCTGGCATGTTTTTCCGAAGCAGCGTCAACCAATCTCGATCAGTTTTCGCGTTGGTATGAACAGGCTGGCACACCGGTTGTGACAGCCGAGACCGACTACGATGAGGGTTCCAAGACATTCACTGTGTCGCTCTCCCAGGAAATTCCTCCTGTACCTGGTCAGAAAAACAGCAAACCGGCAGTAATTCCGCTGCGTTTCGGGCTCATTGGTGCAAATGGAAATGACCTCGATACCGGGGCTCCCGAGGGGACACGCCTGCAAGGCGACGTACTCATACTCAACAAGGCTCATCAGAAGATCACCTTCGACAATATTGAATCCCGTCCCGTCCTGTCACTGCTCAGAGGGTTTTCCGCGCCAGTCAGGCTCAATCAAAGCCTGTCACAAGACGAACTGGTGTTCCTCGCCGCCAAAGACAGCGATCCCTTCAACAGGTGGCAGGCCGTTCAAACCCTGTTGATGAAAGATCTCGTGCGACTGACCGGTGAAACGAGGCAGGGAAACCGCGCAGCACCGTCCTCGGATACAATTGCCGTGATCGGCAATGTTCTGACCGATGCATCGCTGGATGAAGCATTGCGCGCTCAGGCTCTAGTCCTGCCGAGTGAAGCCGATATTGCGCAGGAGATCGGCAAGAACGTTGATCCTGATGCCGTTTACGAGGCGCGCCAGCAACTGCGAAAGGCCATTGCAGGCGCTCACGGGGCTGAATTTCAGTCGATTGCCAAGTCTGCCATGCCAAACGGCCCCTTTTCTCCTGATGCTGCAAGCGCCGGCAAGCGCGCACTCGCCAATCGAGCGCTTTCCTTTGTCGCCGTCTCTGAACTGGCAGGGGCTGCTGAAACGATCTGGGAACGTTTTGCCGCAGCGTACAATATGACCGACAGGATCTCCGCACTGACACTGCTTGTCCATGACCACCTTGCCAAGGAAGAAGAAGCTCTCGCCACTTATCTCAAGCGGCATGAGAGCAATTCGCTGGCCATGGACAAATGGTTCATGACGCAGGCGACAGCCCCTGGAGCAGAAACTCTGGCAAAGGTTCGCGCACTCAAGACCCACCCGCTCTATGATGCCGGCAACCCGAACCGGGTGCGCTCTTTGCTGCAATCCTTTGCAACAGGAAATCCGACACAGTTTGCACGAGGTGACGGTGCTGGATTTGAGCTTGTTGCCGAATCAGTATTGGAGATCGATCGCCGGAATCCACAGGTTGCTTCCAGGCTTTTGACCAGTTTCCGTTCGTGGCGCGCACTAGACCCACAACGTTCTGCCCTTGCTGAAACTGCCCTCTTGAGGGTTTCATCATTCGAAAATCTGTCAAGAGACAGTCGCGATATCGTCGACAGAACACTGCAATAG
- a CDS encoding adenylate/guanylate cyclase domain-containing protein, which produces MAKPARNDRRLKLRLATVVGLGFGAFVAIAIGLVLGLSVAANFKNTFSLLNDKAILSTQALEQQLRTHFGSVQSAVVGLKPYFDDGTLGFENPERTLEDLKIALNSNNDITTLAVTDPSGKRMGIYRAPNGKMWRIESDVPPPGMTSRALPKLDADSPPSWGPLVEHEVGLFANVSVPIVQDGKVKGLLTAASSMEDLTHIVASQDEGRDNTVFILDGDNRVIMHSDTGDLQTGSEIKAKLPSALTTAGDPVLAGMSDEEKLTEFEKAADLGIEVSFVQVGDAEFILMKAALSGFSQKPFTIGQYFLGATVSREVERLAGSMFVGFGALVISVLIAFWIGRRVARPLRTLAVQSERVGTLSLNEVEPLPRSRVAELDQVALAFNTMVEGLKAMNTYVPRSLFIKLMRLGGGEAAEAREAELTILFTDIVGFTALSEHMSAEETAGLLNDHFAILVEAVEGEGGTVDKFLGDGMLAFWGAPDARHDHAEAAVRTARRIASALREANARAKENGKPEMCLRIGIHTGPAVVGNVGALDRWNYTVVGDTVNAAERLQTLGKEVPGHPDVTILASADTIARLPEEENQRAVGEHHLRGRSGLMEVYWLDPFPVGTVQAKNLPVSAAE; this is translated from the coding sequence ATGGCAAAACCAGCACGGAATGACCGGCGTTTGAAGCTGCGCTTGGCCACCGTCGTTGGACTTGGCTTTGGGGCATTTGTCGCAATCGCCATCGGCCTTGTGCTTGGTCTTTCCGTCGCCGCCAACTTCAAGAACACGTTCTCGCTTTTGAACGACAAGGCGATTTTGAGCACGCAGGCGCTTGAGCAACAGTTGCGCACGCATTTCGGCTCGGTTCAAAGTGCGGTTGTTGGACTGAAACCCTATTTCGACGACGGCACTCTCGGCTTTGAAAACCCTGAGCGTACGCTCGAAGACCTGAAAATAGCACTGAACTCCAACAACGATATTACGACACTTGCGGTAACGGATCCCTCAGGCAAACGCATGGGGATCTATCGCGCTCCAAATGGAAAAATGTGGCGTATCGAGAGCGATGTTCCGCCGCCCGGCATGACATCGAGGGCCTTGCCAAAACTTGATGCCGACAGCCCGCCGAGCTGGGGTCCGCTGGTGGAGCATGAAGTCGGCCTTTTTGCAAATGTCTCGGTTCCGATCGTGCAAGATGGCAAGGTCAAGGGCCTGCTAACGGCCGCCAGTTCCATGGAAGACCTGACTCACATCGTGGCCTCTCAGGACGAGGGCAGGGACAATACGGTTTTCATTCTGGATGGCGACAACCGAGTCATCATGCACTCAGATACCGGTGACTTGCAGACCGGCAGCGAAATCAAGGCGAAGCTGCCCAGTGCGCTCACAACTGCGGGGGATCCGGTGCTGGCGGGAATGTCGGACGAGGAAAAGCTGACCGAGTTCGAAAAGGCAGCGGACCTAGGTATCGAGGTTTCGTTTGTTCAGGTTGGAGACGCCGAATTCATCTTGATGAAGGCCGCGCTTTCCGGTTTCAGCCAAAAGCCATTTACAATCGGCCAGTATTTTCTAGGGGCGACAGTCTCGCGTGAAGTCGAGCGTTTGGCCGGTTCCATGTTTGTCGGATTTGGAGCGCTGGTCATCTCGGTCCTGATTGCATTCTGGATCGGACGCAGGGTTGCACGGCCTTTGCGGACACTGGCCGTTCAGTCGGAACGTGTCGGAACACTGTCCTTGAACGAAGTCGAACCGTTGCCGCGTAGTCGGGTTGCTGAGCTTGACCAGGTTGCCCTTGCCTTCAACACCATGGTTGAAGGCCTCAAGGCGATGAACACCTATGTTCCGCGTTCATTGTTCATCAAGCTGATGCGTCTTGGAGGCGGCGAAGCTGCCGAAGCAAGAGAAGCGGAACTGACGATCCTGTTTACCGATATCGTTGGCTTCACTGCGCTTTCTGAACACATGAGTGCCGAGGAAACCGCGGGCCTCCTGAACGATCATTTCGCTATTCTTGTGGAGGCGGTTGAAGGAGAGGGTGGAACCGTCGACAAGTTTCTTGGTGACGGCATGCTGGCGTTTTGGGGTGCGCCCGATGCGCGACACGATCACGCCGAAGCTGCCGTCAGAACGGCGCGCCGGATTGCTTCGGCGTTGCGTGAGGCCAATGCCAGGGCAAAAGAGAACGGAAAGCCTGAGATGTGCCTGCGAATTGGCATCCACACAGGACCGGCCGTTGTTGGCAACGTGGGAGCCCTTGACCGGTGGAACTATACCGTTGTCGGTGACACGGTGAATGCAGCCGAGCGATTGCAGACCCTCGGCAAGGAAGTTCCGGGGCACCCGGACGTCACAATCCTGGCAAGCGCGGATACGATTGCAAGGCTGCCGGAAGAAGAAAATCAGCGGGCTGTTGGCGAGCACCACCTGCGTGGACGCAGCGGTCTGATGGAAGTTTACTGGCTCGATCCGTTCCCGGTTGGCACGGTTCAGGCCAAAAACCTTCCCGTCAGTGCGGCGGAATAG
- a CDS encoding ATP-binding protein, with protein sequence MARALAGDASARRGDKESNGDTRTSDTSLSLRSLLTALSSGLARSDSLMRRLIPGLAIIFIIVLAIFRAGELANGYTDTQRSAQTTLSLMATVVSNSLDASETTLPETGYRTTLKRILADSLPAGATSQGRIYIVADKSGTVVATAPIQPGLESRPITDLLGPSQPLTVFGARAGVLSIPADIGGLDQEEQVFATVHHLSGRLGMIAVIQPETDIYSSWRNDLSANVTLFVGTSLVLLAVIYGFFSQATRAETADEMYATTRGRIDTALTHGRCGLFDWDLSRGRMFWSSSLYELLGREPKDDILSFADVADITHPDDIDLLGLAEHLLESGETLVDETFRMRHSDGSWIWLRARGEIQSEPGRAEPHLIGICIDITEQHELAEQSRMADLRLRDAIETISEAFVLWNAKNELVICNSNYQSLHSLPSAVIKAGTPYQAVMEAASNSEVAPKPITVTQRGGAPEGSYEAQLEDGRWLQISERRTKDGGFVSVGTDITALKKHEEKLMESEKRLKATVSDLQKSRQTLEIQARQLVEMADKYQEEKTRAEAANQAKSEFLANISHELRTPLNAIIGFSDIMTQEMFGPLGTDRYNDYCKDIYSSGTYLLNVINDVLDMSKIEAGRMSIETEIVSATAAAADAGRIVTGAATEKNITVVEDVSDNYQVLADKRALKQILLNLLANAVKFTPDNGTVTLRAIPRGDKLRFEVTDTGIGISERDIERLAQPFVQVENQFTKTHQGSGLGLAIARSLVELHGGKLTIESEVKKGTTVSFTLPIAEAEAA encoded by the coding sequence ATGGCGCGAGCATTGGCTGGCGACGCATCTGCGCGGCGCGGCGATAAGGAGTCAAACGGCGACACAAGAACAAGCGACACCAGCTTGTCTCTCCGCTCTCTGCTCACTGCCCTCTCCTCAGGCCTGGCGAGATCAGACAGCCTGATGCGCCGTCTTATTCCGGGCCTCGCCATCATCTTCATCATCGTCCTTGCGATATTCCGAGCCGGTGAGCTGGCAAACGGATATACAGACACGCAGCGCTCGGCGCAGACAACCCTCAGCTTGATGGCGACTGTCGTTTCAAACAGTCTCGACGCATCAGAAACAACCCTGCCCGAAACCGGCTACAGGACGACGCTCAAGCGCATTCTCGCTGACAGTCTGCCAGCTGGAGCAACCAGCCAGGGACGTATCTACATTGTCGCCGACAAATCAGGCACTGTCGTTGCAACTGCGCCCATTCAGCCTGGTCTTGAGAGCCGGCCGATCACCGACTTGCTCGGCCCGTCACAGCCGCTGACAGTCTTTGGCGCACGGGCCGGTGTACTGTCCATTCCCGCGGACATCGGCGGCCTCGACCAGGAAGAGCAAGTTTTCGCGACAGTCCATCATTTGTCCGGTCGTCTTGGCATGATCGCCGTTATTCAACCGGAAACGGACATCTATTCGAGCTGGCGCAACGATCTTTCGGCCAACGTAACCTTGTTCGTCGGAACGTCCCTGGTTCTTCTGGCCGTGATCTACGGCTTCTTCAGCCAGGCAACACGCGCGGAAACTGCCGACGAAATGTATGCGACCACAAGAGGACGCATTGATACCGCCCTCACCCATGGTCGCTGCGGTCTCTTTGACTGGGACCTTTCCAGAGGCCGGATGTTCTGGTCGTCTTCGCTCTACGAGTTGCTCGGGCGAGAGCCGAAAGACGATATTCTGAGCTTTGCAGACGTCGCGGACATCACCCACCCGGATGATATCGACCTTCTCGGCCTTGCAGAACACCTGCTTGAAAGCGGCGAAACACTGGTCGACGAGACTTTTCGCATGCGGCATTCAGACGGAAGCTGGATCTGGCTTCGCGCTCGCGGTGAGATCCAGTCAGAACCTGGCCGCGCAGAACCGCATCTCATCGGCATTTGCATCGACATCACCGAACAGCATGAGCTGGCGGAGCAAAGCCGGATGGCTGACCTGCGTTTGCGTGACGCGATCGAGACCATTTCGGAGGCTTTTGTTCTCTGGAATGCCAAAAACGAATTGGTCATCTGCAACTCCAACTATCAGTCACTGCACAGCCTGCCGAGCGCGGTCATCAAGGCGGGAACGCCCTATCAGGCTGTCATGGAGGCCGCATCCAATTCGGAAGTCGCACCGAAGCCGATCACCGTGACACAGCGTGGCGGAGCGCCTGAAGGCTCCTATGAGGCTCAACTGGAAGACGGCCGCTGGCTGCAGATCTCCGAGCGCCGCACCAAAGACGGTGGCTTCGTTTCCGTCGGCACCGACATTACCGCGCTGAAAAAGCACGAAGAAAAACTGATGGAGTCGGAGAAACGGTTGAAGGCCACGGTTTCCGATCTGCAGAAATCCCGTCAGACACTTGAAATCCAGGCACGCCAGCTCGTGGAAATGGCGGATAAATACCAGGAAGAAAAGACACGGGCTGAAGCTGCCAACCAGGCCAAATCAGAGTTTCTGGCAAATATTTCGCATGAGCTGCGCACACCGCTCAATGCGATCATCGGCTTCTCCGATATCATGACGCAAGAAATGTTCGGACCTCTCGGCACTGATCGTTACAATGACTATTGCAAGGACATCTATTCCTCCGGAACTTACCTGCTCAATGTGATCAACGACGTCCTCGACATGTCCAAAATCGAGGCCGGGCGCATGTCTATCGAAACCGAAATTGTCAGCGCGACAGCAGCGGCGGCAGATGCGGGTCGGATCGTTACTGGCGCGGCGACCGAAAAGAACATCACCGTGGTCGAGGACGTTTCGGACAACTACCAGGTGCTGGCAGACAAACGGGCGCTGAAGCAGATCCTCCTGAACCTGCTTGCCAATGCAGTGAAATTCACACCGGACAACGGCACAGTCACACTGCGGGCCATCCCGCGCGGCGACAAGCTGCGCTTCGAGGTGACAGACACGGGCATAGGCATATCCGAGCGCGACATAGAACGTCTCGCGCAACCGTTCGTGCAGGTTGAAAACCAGTTCACCAAGACCCACCAGGGCTCCGGCCTTGGACTGGCCATCGCGCGTTCACTCGTTGAACTTCATGGCGGCAAGCTGACAATTGAATCTGAGGTCAAAAAGGGTACGACCGTCAGCTTCACGCTTCCAATTGCCGAGGCAGAAGCCGCCTAG
- a CDS encoding NUDIX domain-containing protein has protein sequence MKDTEYLKVKGTKVLANEWGTLTQFKVDYRRKDGRWQEQIREAYDRGHGVACLLHDPETDCVLLTRQFRLPVWLSGSDPFLIEAPAGLLEGAQPEERMRLELIEETGFEVSELNHLFDAYMSPGSVTEYLAFFTGTYHLKNKVAVGGGAEDEGEDIEVVHVPLRDALGMMRSGEIRDAKTIILLQELALRQFSVSKD, from the coding sequence GTGAAAGATACAGAGTATCTGAAGGTCAAGGGCACCAAGGTTCTGGCCAATGAATGGGGCACGCTGACCCAGTTCAAGGTTGACTATCGCCGCAAGGACGGAAGATGGCAGGAGCAGATCCGTGAAGCCTATGATCGAGGCCACGGCGTAGCCTGTCTTCTGCACGACCCGGAAACGGATTGTGTGCTGCTGACGAGACAATTCCGGCTGCCGGTCTGGTTGAGCGGCTCAGACCCGTTTTTGATCGAAGCACCCGCCGGGTTGCTTGAAGGAGCGCAGCCGGAAGAACGCATGCGTCTGGAGCTGATCGAAGAAACCGGATTTGAGGTTTCCGAACTCAATCACCTTTTCGATGCCTATATGAGCCCAGGGTCCGTCACCGAGTATCTGGCATTTTTCACTGGCACTTACCATTTGAAGAATAAGGTGGCCGTCGGCGGAGGCGCGGAAGACGAAGGGGAGGACATCGAGGTTGTTCATGTTCCCCTGCGTGACGCACTTGGCATGATGCGGTCGGGCGAGATCAGGGATGCGAAGACAATTATTTTGCTGCAGGAACTTGCACTTCGGCAGTTTTCTGTGAGCAAAGACTGA